One Acidobacteriota bacterium genomic region harbors:
- a CDS encoding VWA domain-containing protein, with protein MKSKYFLAILCVAFTGCFVQSAPVADLSSEAGSREAKNQPSGEMSPAIVAFGQAKKADGIYIIFDASGSMAAQLPDKTSKIQVAKQVLKDFVARPFAGYELALRVYGHRNKEDCTDSQLLIPFNSPDKVVAELDKQINRINALGRTPITYSLTQALQDFGDRNGEIILISDGIESCQADPCALVREWKNQNVKIRVHVVGFGLASKEKETLRCISEAAGTAYHDAHSATALAAELVKIQQETVAASLILQGVDSSGKSIAVSGILARAGKEIYKVSSEHHNTVQAGAYLLTAGVLTQNGNLYKPTIQKVEMRDSEPTLIKVMAAIPPSVRARFINRGETQSGSLIHAYQNGKVVFSFRPTDEVYLDEGTYEFRARPNAANDLSVSETFAAGDHKEIVFGMTHTVKVTVKMVASGSGEWFRENYELWQNGEKKYVIHVVNGATVIPGVYDVVLPNRLAAYTKKSTVITEEKVQHFDISVPVGYVTFIYQKADGSPDKNDRCFVARMGGNENIFRHAGVKYPFTAGRYRVSGWQQKGDYNPIIFEVHEGQEQTVVLRAKK; from the coding sequence ATGAAATCGAAATACTTTTTAGCAATTCTCTGCGTCGCGTTCACCGGTTGTTTCGTTCAAAGTGCGCCGGTTGCGGATTTATCTTCTGAGGCTGGTTCACGCGAAGCGAAAAATCAACCATCCGGTGAAATGTCGCCGGCAATCGTAGCTTTCGGACAAGCGAAAAAAGCCGATGGCATCTATATCATTTTTGACGCTTCGGGTTCGATGGCGGCACAACTGCCCGATAAGACCAGCAAGATTCAAGTTGCCAAACAGGTCTTGAAGGATTTCGTCGCGCGCCCATTCGCGGGGTATGAATTGGCGCTACGGGTTTATGGACATCGTAATAAAGAAGACTGTACGGATTCACAATTACTGATTCCATTTAACTCGCCGGACAAAGTGGTCGCCGAACTGGACAAGCAGATAAACCGCATCAACGCCCTTGGCAGAACCCCGATCACCTACAGCCTTACGCAAGCGTTGCAGGATTTCGGTGACCGCAATGGTGAAATCATCCTCATCAGTGATGGCATTGAGTCATGCCAGGCAGACCCTTGCGCGCTGGTTCGGGAATGGAAAAACCAAAATGTAAAAATCCGCGTTCACGTCGTCGGCTTCGGGCTTGCAAGCAAAGAGAAAGAAACCCTCAGATGTATATCCGAAGCCGCGGGCACCGCCTACCACGATGCCCACTCGGCAACGGCGCTGGCTGCTGAATTGGTCAAGATTCAGCAAGAAACTGTCGCCGCTTCCTTGATTTTGCAGGGCGTTGATTCGTCGGGCAAAAGCATTGCGGTAAGCGGCATACTGGCGCGCGCTGGCAAGGAAATTTACAAGGTCAGCAGCGAACACCACAACACCGTGCAAGCAGGCGCCTATCTGTTGACGGCTGGCGTGCTGACGCAAAACGGCAACCTCTACAAACCAACCATACAAAAAGTTGAAATGCGTGACAGCGAACCGACACTTATCAAAGTTATGGCGGCAATCCCCCCGTCGGTTCGTGCCCGTTTTATCAACCGAGGTGAAACGCAAAGCGGCTCGCTCATTCACGCTTATCAAAACGGAAAAGTGGTTTTCAGTTTTCGTCCGACTGATGAAGTTTACCTCGATGAAGGCACTTATGAATTTCGCGCCCGTCCCAATGCGGCGAATGATTTGTCGGTAAGCGAAACCTTTGCCGCCGGAGACCATAAGGAAATCGTTTTTGGTATGACCCACACCGTTAAAGTAACCGTGAAGATGGTTGCTTCCGGTTCGGGCGAGTGGTTTCGTGAAAATTACGAACTCTGGCAAAACGGTGAAAAGAAATATGTCATTCACGTGGTAAACGGCGCGACGGTTATTCCCGGCGTCTATGATGTGGTTTTACCTAACCGTCTGGCTGCCTACACCAAGAAGAGCACTGTCATAACCGAAGAAAAAGTTCAGCATTTCGACATCTCCGTTCCCGTCGGTTATGTGACATTCATTTATCAAAAAGCCGATGGCAGCCCGGATAAAAACGACCGATGTTTTGTCGCTCGAATGGGCGGCAATGAAAATATTTTCAGACACGCGGGGGTGAAATATCCGTTTACCGCCGGGCGATACAGGGTTAGCGGATGGCAGCAAAAGGGCGATTACAACCCGATCATTTTTGAAGTACACGAAGGTCAAGAGCAAACGGTTGTCCTGCGCGCTAAAAAATGA
- a CDS encoding CsgG/HfaB family protein yields MLRFTGHKRFPLQVLPIWFSFFLISPTQAIALRQQPNLTYAPKLRIAVVDFSGSAFKETTQRDRNSRTTTVSLPAPAEFALGLTEMLTTELLNTGRFIITERAKVREVLGEQDFGASGRVNKETAAAKGKIIGAELLITGDITEFTYNRSSLGGTFKPLKILKAQSERVTAMVALDIRLIDATTGEVTFAHRSEGKAAMTGVSADLTRNHQEFSISSYENTPLGQASREAIEGALTAIIAQIKKTPWAGRVIDVRNDLVYINVGADFGIRAGMEFDIYEPQDPLIDPTTGKTLGTPDRKMATIKIVTVEEKYSVAEVLTGEGIKRNHLVRFKGQPQKP; encoded by the coding sequence ATGTTACGCTTCACTGGTCATAAACGATTCCCTTTGCAAGTTCTGCCGATTTGGTTTTCATTCTTTTTGATTTCGCCAACTCAGGCAATTGCCTTGAGACAACAACCCAACCTGACTTATGCGCCGAAACTGCGCATTGCCGTGGTGGATTTTTCAGGCTCAGCATTCAAAGAGACCACGCAAAGAGACCGCAATTCGCGCACGACCACTGTGAGTTTACCGGCACCTGCCGAATTCGCATTGGGGCTTACGGAGATGCTGACTACCGAATTGTTGAACACCGGCAGATTCATTATCACCGAACGCGCCAAAGTCAGGGAGGTGTTAGGCGAACAGGATTTCGGGGCTTCCGGCAGAGTCAATAAAGAAACGGCTGCCGCAAAAGGTAAAATCATCGGCGCGGAATTGCTCATCACCGGCGACATTACCGAATTCACTTATAATCGTTCAAGTCTTGGCGGCACCTTTAAACCTTTAAAGATTCTCAAAGCGCAATCCGAACGGGTCACGGCGATGGTCGCGCTCGATATTCGCTTGATAGATGCGACAACCGGCGAAGTCACCTTCGCGCATCGCTCGGAGGGCAAAGCCGCTATGACCGGCGTGAGCGCCGATTTAACCCGTAATCATCAGGAGTTCAGCATTTCATCCTACGAAAACACGCCTCTCGGTCAAGCTTCACGAGAAGCGATTGAAGGCGCTTTGACAGCAATCATCGCGCAAATCAAAAAGACGCCTTGGGCAGGGCGGGTGATCGATGTGCGTAACGATTTGGTCTATATCAACGTGGGTGCGGACTTTGGTATCCGTGCCGGTATGGAGTTCGATATTTACGAACCGCAAGACCCGCTGATTGACCCAACCACAGGCAAAACGCTGGGAACTCCGGATAGAAAAATGGCCACCATCAAAATCGTCACGGTTGAAGAGAAATACTCGGTTGCTGAGGTTCTCACAGGCGAAGGCATCAAACGCAATCATCTGGTGCGCTTCAAAGGGCAACCGCAAAAACCGTAA
- the aceA gene encoding isocitrate lyase: protein MNFDGNTALTIAHSWRTDSRWKNIRRDYTANDVVKLRGSITIKHTLAEIGAERLWKLLHTENYINALGALTGGQAVQQVQVGLKAIYVSGWQVAADANSSWQTYPDQSLYPVDSVPNLVRRINSALQRADQIQSTDGKSDTYWFAPIVADAEAGFGGNLNAFELMKAMIEAGAAGVHFEDQLASAKKCGHMGGKVLVPTCDFIQKLAAARLAADVCGVPTVLVARTDANGANLLTSDIDERDREFLTGSRTSEGFFDVRGGLDSAIARGLAYAPYADMIWCETSEPNLEEARRFAEAILREHPDKLLAYNCSPSFNWKKKLDEATIAKFQRELGAMGYKFQFVTLAGFHSLNFGMFELARGYKESGMTAYAHLQEQEFDSEKYGYRATKHQTFVGTGYFDTLAQTIAGGQISTAALKGSTEEEQFDEEAEEAAA, encoded by the coding sequence ATGAACTTCGATGGCAATACTGCCTTAACAATTGCACATTCCTGGCGAACCGACAGCCGCTGGAAAAACATCAGGCGCGATTACACCGCAAATGATGTAGTGAAATTGCGCGGCTCCATCACCATTAAACATACGCTTGCAGAAATCGGTGCCGAAAGACTCTGGAAATTGCTGCACACCGAAAATTACATCAACGCGCTTGGCGCGCTCACCGGCGGGCAAGCCGTGCAACAGGTGCAGGTTGGACTCAAAGCGATTTATGTGAGCGGCTGGCAAGTCGCAGCCGACGCCAACAGCAGTTGGCAAACCTATCCCGACCAGAGTCTTTATCCTGTGGATAGCGTTCCCAATCTGGTGCGTCGCATCAACAGTGCCTTGCAACGCGCCGACCAGATTCAATCAACTGATGGGAAATCCGACACCTACTGGTTTGCGCCGATTGTAGCTGACGCCGAAGCCGGGTTTGGCGGCAACCTCAACGCCTTTGAACTCATGAAAGCGATGATTGAAGCCGGCGCAGCGGGGGTGCATTTTGAAGACCAACTGGCATCCGCGAAAAAGTGCGGGCATATGGGTGGAAAAGTTCTGGTGCCAACTTGCGATTTCATTCAAAAGCTCGCCGCCGCAAGACTCGCAGCAGATGTTTGCGGGGTGCCGACCGTGCTGGTAGCGCGAACCGATGCCAACGGCGCGAACCTTTTAACCAGCGATATTGATGAACGCGACCGCGAGTTTTTAACCGGCAGTCGAACCAGTGAAGGATTTTTCGATGTGCGTGGTGGACTCGATTCGGCAATCGCTCGCGGGCTGGCTTATGCGCCTTACGCCGATATGATTTGGTGCGAAACCTCTGAGCCGAACCTCGAAGAAGCCCGCCGGTTTGCCGAAGCCATCTTGCGCGAACATCCGGACAAACTGCTCGCCTACAATTGCTCGCCATCGTTTAACTGGAAAAAAAAGCTTGATGAAGCGACGATTGCAAAATTCCAGCGCGAACTCGGCGCAATGGGCTACAAATTTCAATTCGTCACGCTTGCCGGATTTCATTCGCTTAACTTCGGAATGTTTGAACTGGCGCGCGGCTACAAAGAAAGCGGCATGACCGCTTATGCGCATTTGCAGGAGCAGGAATTTGATTCGGAAAAATATGGTTATCGCGCCACCAAACATCAGACGTTTGTCGGCACAGGATATTTCGACACCTTGGCGCAAACCATCGCCGGCGGTCAAATTTCAACCGCCGCGTTGAAAGGTTCAACCGAAGAAGAACAATTTGATGAAGAAGCTGAAGAAGCCGCCGCTTAA
- a CDS encoding IclR family transcriptional regulator: MKTEETSSTAIERTMAIFEAIAARKSGLTLSDICRQLEIPKSSASYLLRTLKNLGYLNLDQATGKYRLGLKVMSLGQRVEIGTDVKEAALPVIQKVVEKTNLTAHLAVLDHGEAVYIAKVEPRSFIRMDTWVGKRMQVNSTGVGKAIAAYLSPAEVEAIIKQHGLKKRTVKTITVQSSFLRELDKVRAKGYAIDDEENSLGARCVAVPVFDSLGNAVAAIGVSGTTAQVNKASITKIVELVKDAAEKASAKLGYHTSVTG; this comes from the coding sequence ATGAAAACAGAAGAGACCTCGTCAACGGCGATTGAACGGACGATGGCGATATTTGAAGCGATTGCGGCGCGTAAAAGCGGATTGACGCTTTCGGATATCTGCCGCCAGTTGGAGATTCCCAAAAGTTCCGCAAGTTACCTGTTAAGAACCTTGAAAAATCTCGGCTATTTAAATCTTGACCAGGCGACCGGAAAATATCGACTGGGACTGAAAGTGATGAGTCTGGGGCAGCGCGTCGAGATTGGCACCGATGTTAAAGAGGCGGCATTGCCGGTCATTCAAAAAGTGGTTGAAAAAACCAACCTCACGGCGCATCTTGCGGTTCTCGACCACGGCGAAGCGGTCTATATCGCCAAGGTCGAACCGCGCAGTTTCATCCGCATGGATACCTGGGTCGGCAAACGTATGCAGGTCAACTCAACGGGGGTTGGCAAAGCCATTGCGGCATATCTTTCACCTGCTGAAGTCGAAGCCATCATTAAACAACACGGTTTGAAAAAACGTACGGTGAAAACCATCACCGTACAAAGTAGTTTCTTGCGCGAACTCGACAAGGTGCGCGCCAAAGGCTACGCGATTGACGATGAGGAAAACAGTTTGGGCGCGAGGTGTGTGGCTGTACCGGTTTTTGATAGCTTGGGAAATGCGGTTGCGGCAATCGGCGTAAGCGGCACCACGGCACAGGTGAATAAAGCCTCGATTACAAAAATCGTCGAACTGGTTAAAGATGCCGCCGAAAAAGCTTCCGCCAAATTGGGTTATCATACCTCGGTTACAGGATAG
- a CDS encoding lytic transglycosylase domain-containing protein, protein MFRKILIALVVLIVIAIAVAFSLFYYRTHRYDKLIAEISPKYQLEPELVKAVIYEESFFDAEARSSQNAIGLMQVTSIAVQEWIDSTHSRNLSDALSNITDQYKNQRDPQLEKALINPQINMHIGCWYLQNLLNRYRNKSATLAVALAAYNAGPSNVDRWANDAELTKLSQTDFIERIEFPVTRNYVKKIIERYSNYKQAKAFK, encoded by the coding sequence ATGTTTCGCAAAATATTGATCGCTCTGGTTGTGCTGATAGTCATTGCAATCGCTGTGGCTTTCAGCCTTTTTTATTATCGCACCCATCGTTATGACAAACTGATTGCCGAAATCTCTCCGAAATATCAACTCGAACCCGAACTCGTCAAAGCGGTAATTTACGAAGAGTCGTTTTTCGATGCCGAAGCCCGCAGTTCGCAAAATGCCATAGGTCTGATGCAGGTCACCTCGATAGCGGTTCAGGAATGGATTGATTCGACCCATTCGCGCAACCTCTCAGACGCGCTTTCCAACATTACCGACCAGTATAAAAATCAGCGCGACCCGCAACTTGAAAAAGCGCTCATCAATCCGCAAATCAATATGCACATCGGTTGCTGGTATCTGCAAAATCTGCTGAATCGCTACCGCAATAAATCGGCAACCCTTGCGGTGGCGCTTGCGGCATACAATGCCGGTCCCTCGAATGTTGACCGCTGGGCAAATGACGCGGAGCTTACCAAACTCTCGCAGACAGATTTCATCGAACGGATTGAATTTCCGGTCACCCGCAATTATGTAAAAAAGATCATCGAACGCTACAGCAACTATAAACAAGCCAAGGCGTTTAAATAA
- a CDS encoding gamma-glutamyltransferase family protein: protein MKTLASFVSFVLMLAVFFASTITPEAETFRPVVRGKRGAVAAGQPLSAEAGMRLLQQGGNAIDAGCAAMLAASVIEFSHFSFGGEVPIIIKPSKGAPAVINGQGTAPKLATREFFIERQKRGEREECPVYRGAPEYVSINDGGAQPGVIPSSGILPATVPAVLDAAIVALDRFGTKSLAEVMQPAIELADGFPIDELRVSYIERTRKIFERWETSRKIFLPNGRVPKVGEIFSQPDLAKTLRAIVAAGERVKTKGRHSSLMAARDYFYKGAIAKRISDFSEKQGGLIRAADFAAFHAKVEQPTKTSYRGYEIYKTGFWAQGPAMLETLNILEGFDLRAHKHNSPDYIHTLVEAMKLGFADRDKFYGDPDFVKVPAEALLSKDYATLRRNLIDAGKASMEQRPGDPVNKAPLLNSPQPQLTGESKVPEAERANDTTCVNVIDKDGNVFSATPSGAWLPAVIAGDTGVLMGQRMQSFLLEAGHPNVLEPGKRPRITLTPTLVMKDGKPFLALSTPGGDNQDQTLLQVLLNIIEFGMNVQEAVEAPRFQSLHLVSSFDDHRFNPGQLKLEDRISKEILVNLQARGHQVEAVGAWANASAPTVVMFRLDANVIEAGADPRRGRYAIAW, encoded by the coding sequence ATGAAAACCCTTGCGAGTTTCGTAAGTTTTGTATTGATGCTTGCCGTCTTTTTCGCTTCGACGATTACTCCCGAAGCGGAAACTTTTCGTCCGGTGGTGCGTGGCAAACGCGGTGCAGTTGCTGCCGGTCAGCCGCTATCCGCAGAAGCCGGGATGCGTCTTTTGCAACAAGGCGGCAATGCCATTGATGCAGGATGCGCGGCGATGCTTGCCGCCTCGGTGATTGAGTTTTCGCATTTTTCATTTGGTGGTGAAGTGCCGATTATTATTAAACCGTCAAAAGGAGCGCCGGCGGTTATCAATGGGCAGGGCACCGCACCGAAACTGGCAACCCGCGAGTTTTTTATCGAACGACAAAAGCGCGGTGAGCGTGAAGAGTGTCCGGTTTATCGCGGCGCGCCGGAATACGTTTCTATCAACGACGGCGGCGCACAACCCGGCGTGATTCCCTCATCGGGAATTTTACCGGCAACCGTTCCAGCCGTACTCGACGCGGCGATTGTCGCGCTTGACCGCTTCGGCACCAAGTCGCTTGCAGAGGTGATGCAACCGGCAATCGAACTCGCCGATGGGTTTCCGATTGATGAACTCAGAGTGAGTTACATCGAACGCACGCGCAAAATTTTTGAACGTTGGGAAACCAGCAGAAAAATTTTTCTGCCGAATGGTCGCGTACCGAAAGTGGGCGAGATATTTTCGCAACCAGACCTCGCCAAAACTTTGCGGGCGATTGTTGCTGCCGGTGAGCGCGTAAAAACCAAAGGCAGACATAGTAGTTTGATGGCGGCGCGTGACTATTTCTACAAAGGCGCGATTGCCAAACGGATTTCGGATTTTTCAGAAAAGCAGGGCGGCTTGATTCGCGCCGCTGATTTCGCAGCCTTCCATGCCAAAGTCGAACAGCCAACAAAAACCAGCTATCGCGGTTATGAAATTTATAAAACCGGATTCTGGGCGCAAGGTCCTGCGATGCTTGAAACCTTGAACATTCTCGAAGGCTTTGACCTCCGCGCCCACAAACACAATTCGCCCGATTATATTCATACTTTGGTTGAAGCGATGAAACTGGGATTTGCCGACCGCGATAAATTTTATGGCGACCCCGATTTTGTCAAAGTTCCCGCCGAAGCGTTGTTATCGAAAGACTATGCGACGCTCAGGCGCAATTTGATTGATGCTGGTAAGGCTTCGATGGAACAGCGCCCCGGCGACCCTGTGAATAAAGCGCCGCTACTCAACAGCCCGCAACCACAACTGACAGGCGAATCGAAAGTGCCGGAAGCCGAACGCGCCAACGATACCACTTGTGTGAATGTGATTGATAAAGATGGCAATGTCTTTTCAGCGACGCCATCGGGGGCGTGGCTTCCGGCGGTTATCGCTGGCGATACGGGCGTGTTGATGGGACAGCGAATGCAATCGTTTTTACTCGAAGCCGGGCATCCCAATGTTTTGGAGCCGGGTAAACGCCCGCGCATTACGCTCACGCCAACGCTGGTGATGAAAGACGGAAAACCTTTCCTGGCGTTATCAACGCCGGGAGGTGACAACCAAGACCAGACGCTTCTACAAGTGTTATTGAACATCATCGAATTTGGCATGAATGTGCAGGAAGCCGTCGAAGCGCCGCGCTTTCAAAGCCTGCATCTGGTGAGTTCGTTCGATGACCATCGCTTCAATCCGGGACAACTCAAACTCGAAGACCGCATCAGCAAAGAAATTTTAGTGAACCTGCAAGCACGCGGTCACCAAGTCGAAGCCGTGGGCGCGTGGGCAAATGCCTCTGCGCCAACCGTGGTGATGTTCCGTCTGGATGCCAACGTCATCGAAGCCGGAGCCGACCCGCGACGCGGGCGTTATGCAATTGCCTGGTAA
- a CDS encoding ATP-binding protein: MSFLSILKLVGFATGAALHVYITWLIWKRRLGSKQTLTQYERTFVVLGICLSIWFVGNLSITLHELLLGRNTFPEGLRIWNTLTMTGVALLPAALLHAHIAFYALIDNYKKITARQVRWSAILVYLPMLFLPLAIYLVNKGAYDPFLIKLRKLLLPYSIWYLLTLWTCAAIDWVIARKLDERATRERQFFKRLAVQFVFNGAFEFIAVGIRRVEPGDIFWVSYMLLSLLPTFLVAYHIYRYKIIDIAIKDSIVYASSAVVFIVIYVYGIRQLGQFLVERYNRPGYVIEAILILGIFALAGPFVRFMDRTVRGLFTQEIELYRDVVRQVTRGAEGFGELSSLLHYVEETIRRGLELTDVKIFVIEKAAADSPEQRLATKMQEWQSDFVENDEDVAALKANAVYALKREGNLIGLLAIAAEPHTLTSEKRALLDVLAGQVAVEVETGLLIEEKIRLERELANRERLATLGQMATTIAHEVKNPLSSIKSIAQVMREEDELKNYDRDLQIIVSEIDRLNHTVSQLLSFARPGRADTEPVSLTELISATVALFSKEAHERGVNLTAQVADEQLLSGTQAAALREVIGNLILNAIQATESGGAVTVEAKLASDNPTNGKNKKQLAISIRDTGSGISIEEQQRVFEPFYTTKSRGTGLGLAIVQRRIVELGGAVELLSPVMDNHGTEFRLRVPVE, translated from the coding sequence ATGTCTTTTCTTTCTATTCTCAAATTGGTCGGGTTTGCAACAGGCGCGGCGTTGCATGTTTACATCACCTGGTTGATTTGGAAAAGACGTTTAGGGTCAAAGCAAACCCTCACCCAATATGAACGCACCTTCGTGGTTCTCGGCATTTGTTTAAGCATCTGGTTTGTCGGCAACCTGTCAATCACGCTTCACGAATTGCTGCTCGGGCGCAATACCTTCCCCGAAGGGCTTCGCATCTGGAACACCCTGACGATGACCGGCGTAGCGCTTTTGCCTGCGGCGCTCCTTCACGCGCACATCGCTTTTTACGCGCTCATCGATAACTACAAAAAAATTACCGCGCGGCAGGTGCGATGGTCTGCCATTCTGGTTTACCTGCCGATGCTGTTTTTGCCGCTGGCGATTTACCTGGTAAACAAAGGCGCGTATGACCCCTTCTTAATCAAACTCCGCAAACTGTTGCTCCCTTATTCCATCTGGTATCTGCTGACGCTGTGGACGTGCGCAGCGATTGATTGGGTGATTGCCCGAAAACTCGATGAACGGGCGACTCGCGAACGCCAGTTTTTTAAACGCCTCGCCGTGCAGTTCGTTTTCAACGGGGCGTTTGAATTTATCGCCGTCGGCATTCGTCGGGTTGAACCGGGCGACATCTTCTGGGTGTCGTATATGTTGCTCTCGCTGCTTCCGACATTCCTGGTTGCCTATCACATCTATCGCTACAAAATCATCGACATCGCCATCAAAGACAGCATCGTTTACGCTTCATCGGCGGTGGTTTTTATCGTGATTTATGTTTACGGCATTCGTCAGTTGGGACAATTTCTTGTCGAACGCTACAACCGTCCGGGTTATGTGATCGAAGCGATTTTGATTCTAGGCATCTTTGCCCTTGCGGGACCTTTTGTGCGTTTCATGGATCGAACCGTGCGCGGGCTTTTTACCCAGGAGATTGAGCTTTATCGTGATGTCGTGCGACAGGTCACTAGAGGCGCGGAAGGGTTCGGAGAACTCTCATCGCTTTTGCATTATGTTGAAGAAACCATTCGGCGCGGGCTTGAACTCACCGACGTAAAAATTTTTGTGATTGAGAAAGCCGCAGCCGACAGCCCGGAACAAAGACTTGCTACCAAAATGCAGGAATGGCAAAGCGATTTTGTTGAAAATGACGAAGACGTTGCGGCGCTCAAAGCCAATGCGGTTTATGCGCTAAAACGCGAAGGCAATCTGATAGGGCTTCTCGCTATCGCCGCCGAGCCGCACACCCTGACTTCGGAAAAACGTGCCCTGCTCGATGTGCTGGCGGGGCAGGTCGCGGTTGAAGTTGAAACCGGGTTATTGATTGAAGAAAAGATTCGCCTTGAGCGCGAACTGGCAAACCGTGAACGCCTGGCAACCCTTGGACAGATGGCAACGACCATCGCGCACGAGGTGAAAAATCCGCTCTCATCGATTAAATCCATCGCCCAGGTGATGCGCGAAGAAGACGAATTGAAAAATTATGATCGCGATTTGCAAATCATCGTCAGCGAAATTGACCGCCTCAATCACACGGTTTCGCAGTTATTATCGTTCGCAAGACCAGGACGCGCCGACACTGAACCCGTATCGCTTACGGAACTCATCAGCGCAACAGTTGCGCTGTTTAGCAAAGAAGCCCATGAGCGCGGCGTTAATTTAACCGCGCAGGTTGCAGACGAACAGTTGCTCAGTGGTACGCAAGCCGCTGCGCTTCGTGAAGTCATCGGCAACCTGATATTGAATGCGATTCAAGCGACCGAATCAGGCGGGGCGGTTACGGTAGAAGCGAAACTCGCAAGCGACAACCCAACGAATGGGAAAAATAAAAAGCAATTAGCCATCAGCATTCGCGATACCGGTTCCGGCATTTCTATAGAAGAGCAGCAGCGCGTCTTCGAGCCATTTTATACGACGAAATCACGCGGCACCGGATTAGGGCTTGCCATCGTGCAACGCCGTATTGTCGAACTCGGTGGCGCTGTTGAACTCCTCAGCCCGGTTATGGATAATCACGGCACCGAGTTTCGCTTGCGCGTACCGGTTGAATAA